From the Halomarina salina genome, the window ACGAACACGGCTCGCGGGCGGTCGAGGCCGAGCAGCGTCGACTGGACCACCTCCTTGACCGACTGGGCGACCTGCCCCGCGACGAGCACCGCGAGCAACGTCCCGCCGCCGAAGCCGTAGGCGACGGCCATGAACGGCCCCCCGAGGACGGCCGCGCCGACGACGGCGGGGACGACGAGGACGAGCGCGAGCGACAGCGACTCGGTGACGCTCTCCTCGATGCGCTCGATGGCCCCGCTCGACGCCCACGCGCTCACCGACGGCGACAGCGACGCGCCGACGGCCGTGCTCGCCATCGCGACGACGACGCTGACGCGCCACGCCGCCTCGTACGTCCCCACGGCGGCCTTCGAGACGAAGATGGCGAGGACGAGCGTGTCGAGCCACGAGTACGCGAGGTGGCTCACGTTCACGCCCGCGGTGTACGACGAGAACGACACGAGGCTCCGCATCGTCTCGCGGGTCGGCCGCGCGAACCCCGTGTCGAGCAGAAGGAGCGCCGCGAGCACGCGAACCGCGTGGCCGAGGACGAACCCGTAGACGAGACCGAGCGGTCCCACCCCGTCGAGGACGAACCAGACGCTCGCGCCGACCCGGACGAGTTCGCCGCCGAGTTCGACGCCCGCGCTGGTCGGGAGGCGGCGCTCCCCGCGGAGCGCGGAGAGGAGCACCCACTGGCCGGACTCGGCGGCGATGGCGACGACGAGTAGCGGCGCGACGGCCAGCCCCACCAGCGAGGTGAACGAGTCGGCGAACAGCAGGACGGCGGCGGTCACGGTCAGGAGCGGGACGGTGACGATGCCGAACGCGCCGGTGAGGTAGCGGGCGCGTTCGGTGGCGTCGCCCGCCCCCGCGAGTCGCTGGACGACGGCGGTGTCGACGCCGAACCGGGCGAGGACGGCGACGAGGACGACGACCGTCTCGAACGTGAAGTAGACGCCCAGCCCCGACGCGCCGAGCTCTCGGGCGAAGAAGACCGTGCTGGCGAAGCCGACGGCGCTACCGGCGAGGCGCGCGCCGAACAGCGCGAGGCTGTCGCGGTCGACCCCCTCAGCCATCGACGCCCTCCGCGTCGTGAGGGCGACCGACGGCGACCGGCGCGGACACGACCTCCGAAGACGAGCGACTCCCCACGCGACGCTGGTCGAGGAGGCGCTCTGTCATGGCCGAGGGGAGCCGTCCAGTCCGGATAGTTATATGACGGCTACCGCCGACCGACCAGAGGAATGGACCCCGAGGCCGCCCGCGTCGTCATGCTCTGCACCGACCCGCACCCCGCCCACGCCGGGTTCGCGCGGGCCGTGGGCGCAGAACAGGTCGGATTCCGCGAGCGCTCGGCCGGACCCCTCGCCGGCAGCGTCGCCGAGGACGCGCTGAACGCGCTGGCGTACCCCGACGCGGACGTCTACCTCGTCGAGGGGTCCCAGCCGCTGTACGCCGCGACGCTCGCCCGCGCCAGGACGGGCGCCAAGGTCGTCTACCTCTGTGCGGACCACGGCCTCTACGACCTCGGCCGCGGGTCGTTCGCGGGGCAGTCGGGACTCAAGACGCTCGTCGGGCGGTTCGGCCGCCCCGCCGTCCGCCGCATCGCCCGCCGGAGCATCGACGGCTGCGTCGCCGTCTCGGGGTTCGCCGCCGACTTCGTCCGGCCGTTCGTCGGGAGCGCCCCCGTCAGGGTCGCCCACCCGTACGTCCAGCCCGAGCGCTACGACGCCCTCCTCGATATCGACGACCCCCCCGACGAACCGACCGCGCTGACGGTCGGTCGCGGCGCGCGCTACAAGGGCGTCGACCTGCTCGTCGACGCGTGGCCGCGGGTGAGAGCGCGCCACCCCGACGCGACGCTCCACGTCGCCGGTGCCGGCCACCCCGGCGAGTACGGTGACGTTTCCGGCGTCCACGTCCACGGGTTCGTCGAGGAGTCGCGGCTGGTCGACCTGTTCGCCGCGAGCGCGCTGTTCGTCCAGCCCTCCCGGATGGACACGTTCCCCGTCAGCACGCTCGAAGCCTGCTGTGCGGGGCGGGTACCGCTGGTCACCGAGACGGCGGGCACCCGCTCGGAGGCGCGGGCGCTCGACCCGTCGCTGGTCGTCGAGCCGACGAGTGAGGCGCTCGCGAGCGGCGTCGCGGACTTCTTCGACCGCCCACGCCACGACCGCGAGACGCTCGCCGCACAGGCCCGCGAGCGCGGCCGGTCGTTCGACGCCGACACCCGGCAGGCGGCGTTCCGACGGGCGTTCGAGGACGTGGTCCGGCGGCTCTGACCGGCGACTGGTCGGTGGCGACGTGCTCGGCGACGACAGGGTTCGACAGCGGCTGGGTTCGGCGGCGACCGGTGTCGGCCGCCGTGGAGCGCGCTCAGAACTCGTCTACGGCGTCGGAGCCGTCGACGACCCGGTCGTAGACGGCCGCGACGCCGTCGGCGCAGTCGTCCCAGGTCGGTATCGCCGCGCTGGGTGCGGCGCGGCCGACGGCCCGGTGGACCGCCGTCGCGACCGTGTGCGGCGAGCGGTCGGCGACGCCGACGCAGTCCTCGCGGGCGGCCCAGTCGCGCAGGCCGCGCGTCGCCGAGACGACAGCGGGCGTCCCGGCCGCCAGCGACTCGCCGACCGTCAGCCCGTACGCCTCGACCGACGACAGCGCGAGGTGCGCGCTCGCCCCGGCGTAGAAGGCCGGGAGGTCGTCGTCCGGGACGTAGCCGAGGAACGTGACCCGGTCGGCGACGCCCGCTCGCCGGGCGAGACGCTCGAACGCGGCGCGTTCGGGGCCGCTTCCCGCGACCAGCAGGTCGTACTCCGGGAGCGAGGCGAGCGCCCGGATGGCGTGGCCGACGCCCTTGTACTCGACCAGTCGCCCGACACAGAGCAGGTACGGGCGGTCGCGGTCGTGGCCCGCCCCGCGGGCGGCCGCGAACCGCTGGTCGACGCCGTTGCGGACGAGCGTGGCGTCGACGCCGAAGTCGGCGGCGAGTCGCTCGCGCTCCCAGTCGCTGACGGCGACGACGGCCGCGGCGCGGGCGAGTGCGCGACGGCCGAGGGGCCGGTAGGCGGCGAGCAGGAGACGACGCAGTCGGTCGGCGCTCGTCCCGTGGTAGTGGGGCGTGGCGACGACCGGGACGTCGGTGGCGAGCGCCGCCTGGACGAACGGGAACGCGTGGTAGTTGTGGACGTGGACGAGGTCGGCCGGGCCGCCCTGGAGCGCCGAGGAGAGGCCGGGCGCGAAGTAGTACGCGTCGCCCGGCGCGACGCCCCGCAACCGGCGGACGGCGACGCCCTCGCGGACCTCGAACACCGGCAGGTCGCCGCCGTCGGCCGCGACGACCGTCACGCGGTGGCCGGCGCGCCGCTGGCGGGTCGCCAGCGCCCGGACGTGGCGCTCCACGCCCCCGTCGCTCGGGGGGTAGCGATGGGTGACGTGGAGGATGTGCATGGCGGTTTTTCGACGAGCGACCGTTTGGTTAAGAGTCCGTTATCCGGTCGCCGTGCGTGAGATTAGCTCGCGTCGTCGTCGAGGACGGCGTCGAGCGAGACGGCGTCGTCGTCCAGGAGCTTTCTGAACACCGCCTCCGCGCCCTCGTCGGTGATGACGGCGGGCGGCGACCACCCGCCCTTCGTCGAGAGCGCCTCGCGCGTGGCGTCGAACCCCTGGTCCTCGACGTACCACGTCAGGAGGTGGGCGAACTCCCAGGCCGACAGCGCTCGTTCGAACGTCACCGGCGTCACCGAGCGCTCGCCACTCGCCGTCCGGGTCCACAGCGAGACGTCGTAGGCGTCCGCCTCGTCCTCGGTGTCGACCCGTTCGGTCGTCGAGAGACCGCCACCCGCGTAGACGCCGACCGGTTCGACGGCGACGACGACGCCGTCACGCTCGAACCCCCCATCCCTGTCGGTCCAGTCCGGACACGGTGAGACCATACCCGGCGTGACCGCCACGCGCGGAAAAAGCTGTCCGCTCGGAGCGTGTCGCCGTCCTCGGCGAGAGGCGAGTCGGTGAGCAGCGACGCGGTGACTCTTTCTCCCCGGACGGTCGAGCAGTCGGTACAGTGTCAGTCGTCGTCCTCGGCGTGGTGGTGACCCTGTCGGTCGTCGTCGCGGCGCTCCACCAGTGGGTGCTCGACGCGCCGCTGCTCGAACTCGGCGGCGTGTCGTGGTTCCCGACCGGCGGCGAGCTGTCGGCCGCGGCGGCGCTCGCGCGGACCGCGCTGGCGGGAGTCGTCCCGCTCGCCGCGAGCGTCGCCGCGGCGATACTCGTCGCGACGACGCCGGTCCGGGTGTGGCTCTGGGGCGTCGTGGCCCTGCTCGCGGTGACCGTCGCCTGCTCGCCGGTGTTCGCGGTGTACCGCTACGCCGTCCGCCCGCCGACGCCCGCGGAGAGAGCGGTGCTCGGTTCGGCATCCACCCTCGGCTGTGACGTGCTGGTCGTCACGGACGCCGGGGACGGCCCCGTCAACGGCTACGCTATCGGCGGGCCGTTCCGGGACGTCGTCGGTGTCAGCGACTTCGCCCTGAC encodes:
- a CDS encoding M48 family metallopeptidase, with protein sequence MSVVVLGVVVTLSVVVAALHQWVLDAPLLELGGVSWFPTGGELSAAAALARTALAGVVPLAASVAAAILVATTPVRVWLWGVVALLAVTVACSPVFAVYRYAVRPPTPAERAVLGSASTLGCDVLVVTDAGDGPVNGYAIGGPFRDVVGVSDFALTHLPPAQVAALLAHEVCHHRERHVLVRGAVSVAVLAVGAAVTTVLFDELVLAVTACLLVTVLVERVVAYWVMRRLEFRADAVAARRTSVPAVVSLLSALDDATDVDQAQVPWLLRLFSTHPTYVDRIARLRAQESRGGEKYPATPTTSR
- a CDS encoding glycosyltransferase family 4 protein, whose protein sequence is MHILHVTHRYPPSDGGVERHVRALATRQRRAGHRVTVVAADGGDLPVFEVREGVAVRRLRGVAPGDAYYFAPGLSSALQGGPADLVHVHNYHAFPFVQAALATDVPVVATPHYHGTSADRLRRLLLAAYRPLGRRALARAAAVVAVSDWERERLAADFGVDATLVRNGVDQRFAAARGAGHDRDRPYLLCVGRLVEYKGVGHAIRALASLPEYDLLVAGSGPERAAFERLARRAGVADRVTFLGYVPDDDLPAFYAGASAHLALSSVEAYGLTVGESLAAGTPAVVSATRGLRDWAAREDCVGVADRSPHTVATAVHRAVGRAAPSAAIPTWDDCADGVAAVYDRVVDGSDAVDEF
- a CDS encoding glycosyltransferase family 4 protein — encoded protein: MDPEAARVVMLCTDPHPAHAGFARAVGAEQVGFRERSAGPLAGSVAEDALNALAYPDADVYLVEGSQPLYAATLARARTGAKVVYLCADHGLYDLGRGSFAGQSGLKTLVGRFGRPAVRRIARRSIDGCVAVSGFAADFVRPFVGSAPVRVAHPYVQPERYDALLDIDDPPDEPTALTVGRGARYKGVDLLVDAWPRVRARHPDATLHVAGAGHPGEYGDVSGVHVHGFVEESRLVDLFAASALFVQPSRMDTFPVSTLEACCAGRVPLVTETAGTRSEARALDPSLVVEPTSEALASGVADFFDRPRHDRETLAAQARERGRSFDADTRQAAFRRAFEDVVRRL
- a CDS encoding lipopolysaccharide biosynthesis protein: MAEGVDRDSLALFGARLAGSAVGFASTVFFARELGASGLGVYFTFETVVVLVAVLARFGVDTAVVQRLAGAGDATERARYLTGAFGIVTVPLLTVTAAVLLFADSFTSLVGLAVAPLLVVAIAAESGQWVLLSALRGERRLPTSAGVELGGELVRVGASVWFVLDGVGPLGLVYGFVLGHAVRVLAALLLLDTGFARPTRETMRSLVSFSSYTAGVNVSHLAYSWLDTLVLAIFVSKAAVGTYEAAWRVSVVVAMASTAVGASLSPSVSAWASSGAIERIEESVTESLSLALVLVVPAVVGAAVLGGPFMAVAYGFGGGTLLAVLVAGQVAQSVKEVVQSTLLGLDRPRAVFVANAVGLTANLVLTVGLALAYGPLGAAVGTALTAGVAAALLWRALSSEIRLRADWTALAWQVGAALAMGAVVFGASRVVTPDSAGSLLALVALGALTYGACLGVHPPTRARFVGLARSRTES